The proteins below are encoded in one region of Enhydrobacter sp.:
- a CDS encoding ribonucleotide-diphosphate reductase subunit beta codes for MSLLDAKPIYKPFHYPWAYDAWLTQQRIHWLPEEVPLADDVKDWRNKLSDSERHLLTQIFRFFTQADVEVNNCYMRAYARVFKPTEVQMMLAAFSAMETVHIAAYSHLLDTIGMPEAEYSAFLRVKEMKDKYDYMQGFTVDSKPGIAKTLAVFGGFTEGLQLFASFAMLMNFPRFNKMKGMGQIISWSVRDETLHCNSIIRLFRTFVQENPEVWTEALQRELYIACSTIVDHEDAFIDLAFELDGIEGMTATDVKRYIRFIADRRLTQLGLQPIYRKDAKNPLPWMDQMLNAIEHTNFFENRATEYSKASTRGTWEEAFG; via the coding sequence ATGTCCCTGCTCGACGCCAAGCCGATCTACAAGCCGTTCCACTATCCCTGGGCGTATGATGCCTGGCTGACCCAGCAGCGCATCCACTGGCTGCCCGAGGAGGTGCCGCTGGCCGACGACGTCAAGGACTGGCGCAACAAGCTCTCCGACAGCGAGCGGCATCTGCTCACGCAGATCTTCCGCTTCTTCACCCAGGCCGACGTCGAGGTGAACAACTGTTACATGCGGGCCTACGCACGCGTCTTCAAGCCGACCGAGGTGCAGATGATGCTGGCGGCCTTCTCCGCCATGGAGACGGTCCATATCGCGGCCTACAGCCACCTGCTCGACACGATCGGCATGCCCGAAGCCGAATACTCCGCCTTCCTCCGCGTCAAGGAGATGAAGGACAAGTACGACTACATGCAAGGCTTCACAGTCGACTCCAAGCCCGGCATCGCCAAGACCCTGGCCGTGTTCGGCGGCTTCACCGAGGGCCTGCAGCTCTTCGCCTCCTTCGCGATGCTGATGAACTTCCCGCGCTTCAACAAGATGAAGGGGATGGGCCAGATCATCTCCTGGTCGGTGCGCGACGAGACCCTGCATTGCAACTCGATCATCCGGCTCTTCCGCACTTTCGTGCAGGAGAACCCGGAGGTCTGGACCGAGGCGCTGCAGCGCGAGCTCTACATCGCCTGCTCGACCATCGTCGATCACGAGGATGCCTTCATCGACCTCGCTTTCGAGCTCGACGGCATCGAGGGCATGACCGCGACCGACGTCAAGCGTTACATCCGCTTCATCGCCGACCGCCGCCTCACCCAGCTCGGCCTGCAGCCCATCTACCGCAAGGACGCCAAGAATCCGCTGCCATGGATGGACCAGATGCTGAACGCCATCGAGCACACCAACTTCTTCGAGAACCGCGCCACCGAATATTCCAAGGCCTCGACCCGCGGCACCTGGGAGGAGGCGTTCGGCTAA
- the ubiE gene encoding bifunctional demethylmenaquinone methyltransferase/2-methoxy-6-polyprenyl-1,4-benzoquinol methylase UbiE: MSEPDPSASAADREARTDDGLASFGYRDVPRAEKAGLVREVFESVAPRYDLMNDLMSGGVHRLWKNALVDVVNPRAGERLLDVAGGTGDIAFRLARRVEEKGRARADVTVCDINPAMLRVGRDRAIDRGLLQGLTWAAGDAENLPFPDRAFDAYTIAFGLRNVTDIDQALREAWRVLKPGGRYYCLEFSKVTSAPVGRLYDAYSERALPFFGRIVAHDAESYRYLHESIRRFPPQRELAARLRRAGFAQVAWRNMTLGVVALHSGWRI; this comes from the coding sequence ATGAGCGAACCCGATCCTAGCGCGTCCGCCGCCGACCGGGAGGCCCGGACGGACGACGGGCTGGCGTCTTTCGGCTATCGCGATGTGCCGAGGGCGGAAAAGGCCGGCCTCGTGCGCGAGGTGTTCGAGAGCGTGGCGCCGCGCTACGACCTGATGAACGACCTGATGTCCGGCGGCGTACACCGTCTGTGGAAGAACGCGCTGGTCGATGTCGTGAATCCGCGCGCGGGTGAAAGGCTGCTCGACGTGGCGGGCGGCACCGGCGACATCGCCTTCCGGCTGGCGAGGAGGGTCGAGGAGAAGGGGCGGGCACGCGCCGACGTCACGGTCTGCGACATCAATCCAGCGATGCTGCGTGTCGGCCGCGACCGTGCCATCGATCGCGGCCTCTTGCAGGGTCTGACCTGGGCGGCAGGCGACGCCGAGAACCTGCCGTTCCCCGATCGCGCCTTCGACGCCTACACGATCGCCTTCGGACTGCGCAACGTCACCGACATCGACCAGGCGCTGCGCGAGGCCTGGCGAGTGCTGAAACCTGGCGGTCGCTATTACTGTCTCGAATTCAGCAAGGTCACCTCGGCGCCTGTCGGCCGCCTCTACGATGCCTATTCCGAGCGCGCGCTGCCGTTCTTCGGCCGCATCGTGGCGCACGACGCCGAGTCCTATCGCTACCTGCACGAGAGCATCCGCCGCTTCCCGCCGCAGCGCGAGCTTGCCGCGCGTCTGCGCCGCGCCGGTTTTGCGCAGGTCGCTTGGCGCAACATGACGCTCGGCGTCGTCGCGCTTCATTCGGGCTGGCGGATCTGA
- a CDS encoding SDR family oxidoreductase translates to MLLKDRVMLITHVEKFAGYGTTEVALAQGATVLAHDPSFEAPSARRQYEGRFPGAHALSATDPATVVELALKRHGHIDALVSNDAYPALRAPLGEARLEDYRAAFETMAVAPFHLVQLVAPSMRKRKSGRIVFVSSAAPLRGIANYTPYVSARAAANGLVASLARELGRDGITVNAVGSNYVENPEYFPPALLANQEAMAKMTAQIPLGRLGKSTELGAAICFLCSDGAGFITGHVLPHAGGWA, encoded by the coding sequence ATGCTGCTGAAAGACCGGGTGATGCTGATCACCCATGTCGAGAAATTCGCAGGCTACGGCACCACCGAGGTGGCACTGGCGCAGGGCGCCACTGTGCTGGCGCACGATCCGTCCTTCGAGGCGCCGAGCGCGCGCCGCCAGTACGAGGGCCGGTTTCCCGGCGCCCATGCGCTGTCGGCGACCGATCCCGCCACCGTGGTCGAGCTGGCCCTGAAGCGGCACGGTCATATCGACGCGCTGGTGAGCAACGACGCCTATCCGGCGCTGCGTGCGCCGCTTGGCGAGGCGCGGCTCGAGGACTATCGCGCGGCGTTCGAGACGATGGCGGTGGCGCCGTTCCACCTCGTGCAGCTGGTGGCGCCCTCGATGCGCAAGCGCAAGTCGGGCCGCATCGTGTTCGTCTCGTCGGCCGCCCCGCTGCGCGGCATCGCCAACTACACGCCCTATGTCTCGGCCCGCGCCGCGGCCAACGGGCTCGTCGCCTCGCTCGCTCGGGAGCTGGGCCGCGACGGCATCACCGTCAACGCCGTCGGCTCGAACTACGTCGAGAATCCCGAGTACTTTCCGCCGGCGCTGCTGGCCAATCAGGAAGCCATGGCCAAGATGACGGCACAGATCCCGCTCGGCCGGCTGGGCAAGAGCACGGAGCTCGGCGCGGCGATCTGCTTCCTCTGCTCCGACGGCGCGGGCTTCATCACCGGCCACGTCCTGCCGCATGCCGGCGGCTGGGCGTGA
- the coaBC gene encoding bifunctional phosphopantothenoylcysteine decarboxylase/phosphopantothenate--cysteine ligase CoaBC translates to MLNGKRILLIVAGGIAAFKSQELIRLLRKRGAAVRCVLTEAGAEFVTPLSLQALTEDRVYSDMFSLTDESEMGHIQLSRDADLLVVAPATANLLARMAAGLADDLASTVLLATDKPVLAAPAMNVRMWTHAATAANVATLRGRGVAFVGPNEGVMACNEFGPGRMSEPEEIVAAIEALLAKGRPLAGKRALVTSGPTREAIDPVRYISNHSSGKQGHAIATALACLGAEVTLVSGPVAIADPPGLKVVKVESADEMLAACLQPGAVDVAVCAAAVADWKAARPASAKLKKKPGAAPPSLELAPNPDILATLSKAGPKRPKLVVGFAAETENLVANAVDKRRRKGCDWIVANDVSPAAGTFGGERNTVHLVSAGGVEEWPTLAKEEVAARLADRIADHLGRPRPAAAAE, encoded by the coding sequence ATGCTGAACGGCAAGCGTATCCTGTTGATCGTCGCGGGCGGCATCGCGGCCTTCAAGTCGCAGGAGCTGATCCGCCTGCTGCGCAAGCGGGGTGCCGCGGTCCGCTGCGTGCTGACGGAAGCGGGGGCGGAATTCGTGACGCCGCTTTCCCTGCAGGCGCTCACCGAGGATCGGGTGTACAGCGACATGTTCTCGCTCACCGACGAGAGCGAGATGGGTCATATCCAGCTGTCGCGCGACGCCGACCTGCTGGTCGTGGCGCCCGCGACGGCCAATCTGCTGGCGCGCATGGCGGCGGGCCTTGCCGACGATCTCGCCTCGACGGTGTTGCTGGCCACCGACAAGCCGGTGCTCGCGGCACCGGCGATGAATGTCCGCATGTGGACACATGCGGCGACCGCGGCCAACGTAGCCACATTGAGAGGGCGAGGCGTCGCCTTCGTCGGTCCCAACGAGGGCGTCATGGCGTGCAACGAGTTCGGGCCCGGCCGCATGTCCGAGCCGGAGGAGATCGTGGCCGCCATCGAGGCCTTGTTGGCGAAGGGCCGTCCACTCGCCGGCAAGCGGGCCCTCGTGACCTCGGGGCCGACCCGCGAGGCGATCGACCCGGTGCGCTACATCTCCAACCATTCCTCGGGCAAGCAGGGCCACGCCATCGCCACAGCGCTGGCGTGCCTCGGCGCCGAGGTGACGCTGGTGAGCGGACCGGTCGCGATCGCCGACCCGCCGGGCCTGAAAGTGGTGAAGGTCGAGTCGGCGGACGAGATGCTCGCGGCCTGCCTGCAGCCGGGCGCGGTCGACGTTGCGGTCTGCGCCGCCGCCGTCGCCGACTGGAAGGCGGCACGGCCCGCCTCGGCCAAGCTCAAGAAAAAGCCGGGGGCCGCGCCACCCAGCCTCGAGCTCGCGCCCAATCCCGACATCCTGGCGACGCTCTCCAAAGCCGGGCCGAAGCGGCCGAAGCTGGTGGTGGGATTCGCGGCGGAGACCGAGAACCTCGTCGCCAACGCCGTCGACAAGCGTCGGCGCAAGGGTTGTGACTGGATCGTCGCCAACGACGTCTCGCCGGCCGCCGGCACCTTCGGCGGCGAACGCAACACCGTGCATCTGGTGAGCGCCGGCGGCGTCGAGGAGTGGCCGACACTGGCCAAGGAAGAGGTCGCGGCGCGGCTTGCGGATCGGATTGCCGACCATCTCGGTCGCCCGCGTCCGGCGGCGGCTGCAGAGTGA
- the ubiB gene encoding 2-polyprenylphenol 6-hydroxylase: MFRALRNGWRLLRMAVTFARHDALFPLETLAIAPALVAWARLFAWRRQTRRPGERLATALQELGPSFIKLGQALSTRADLLSEEVAADLARLQDHLPPFSGAEARRIIENELGRPVDKLFERFDDVPVAAASIAQVHFAVTSDGRDVAVKVLRPGIEEAFARDLDLFYWMAELVERTQPRFRRLKPIESVKAFADVVRVEMDLRMEAAAAQELGDNFRDDPTYRTPDIDWDRTAQRVMTLERVDGTPIGDRDAIVAAGHDPNEIMRKCAEAFFYQVFRDGFFHADMHGGNAFVDRSGCIVPVDFGIMGRVDEDTRGYLAELLVAFLRRDYRAVAEVQFRAGYVPHHQSLEMFAQACRSIGEPIFGKPSHEISIARLLAHLLRVTEQFEMAVQPQLLLLQKTMLMAEGMGTRLNPMVNIWELARPLIEDWMVTHFGPRATTRRAARDIAHGLRRLPRLIDNLHLVAERERRRAEQSEMVPALAGRGWRTVLVEVIAVAALVLAVVAIVEGWS; the protein is encoded by the coding sequence ATGTTCCGCGCCCTGCGCAATGGCTGGCGCCTCCTGCGGATGGCGGTCACCTTCGCCCGGCACGACGCGCTGTTCCCGCTCGAGACGCTGGCGATCGCGCCCGCGCTGGTGGCCTGGGCGCGGCTGTTCGCCTGGCGTCGTCAGACGCGCCGGCCGGGCGAACGGCTGGCGACCGCCCTGCAGGAGCTGGGCCCCTCCTTCATCAAGCTGGGCCAGGCCCTGTCGACGCGCGCCGACCTCCTGAGCGAGGAGGTGGCGGCCGATCTCGCCCGCCTGCAGGACCATCTGCCGCCCTTCTCGGGGGCGGAGGCGCGACGCATCATCGAGAACGAGCTCGGCCGGCCGGTGGACAAGCTGTTCGAACGCTTCGACGACGTGCCGGTCGCCGCGGCCTCGATCGCGCAGGTCCATTTCGCCGTCACGTCCGACGGCCGGGATGTCGCCGTGAAGGTGCTGCGGCCCGGCATCGAGGAAGCTTTCGCGCGCGATCTCGACCTTTTCTACTGGATGGCCGAACTGGTCGAGCGCACCCAGCCGCGCTTCCGCCGGCTGAAGCCGATCGAGTCGGTCAAGGCCTTCGCCGATGTGGTGCGGGTCGAGATGGATCTCCGCATGGAGGCCGCAGCAGCGCAGGAACTGGGCGACAATTTCCGCGACGATCCCACCTATCGCACGCCCGACATCGACTGGGACCGCACGGCACAGCGCGTCATGACGCTGGAGCGCGTCGACGGCACGCCGATCGGCGATCGCGACGCCATCGTCGCCGCCGGGCACGATCCCAACGAGATCATGCGCAAGTGCGCCGAGGCCTTCTTCTACCAGGTGTTCCGCGACGGCTTCTTCCATGCCGACATGCATGGCGGCAATGCCTTCGTCGATCGGTCCGGCTGCATCGTGCCGGTCGACTTCGGCATCATGGGCCGCGTCGACGAGGACACGCGCGGCTACCTCGCCGAGCTTCTCGTCGCCTTCCTGAGGCGCGACTATCGCGCGGTGGCCGAGGTGCAGTTCCGCGCCGGCTACGTGCCGCATCACCAGTCGCTCGAGATGTTCGCCCAGGCCTGCCGCTCGATCGGCGAGCCGATCTTCGGCAAGCCGAGCCACGAGATCTCGATCGCGCGTCTGCTCGCCCATCTGCTGCGCGTCACCGAGCAGTTCGAGATGGCGGTGCAGCCGCAGCTTCTCCTGCTGCAGAAGACCATGCTGATGGCCGAGGGCATGGGCACGCGGCTGAACCCGATGGTCAATATCTGGGAGCTGGCGCGGCCCCTGATCGAGGACTGGATGGTCACGCACTTCGGGCCGCGAGCCACGACGCGCCGCGCCGCTCGCGATATTGCCCACGGACTGCGCCGGCTGCCGCGGCTGATCGACAACCTGCATCTGGTCGCCGAGCGCGAGCGGCGCAGGGCCGAACAGTCCGAGATGGTGCCGGCATTGGCGGGACGCGGCTGGCGGACGGTGCTCGTCGAGGTGATCGCGGTAGCGGCGCTGGTCCTTGCGGTCGTTGCGATCGTCGAGGGGTGGAGTTGA
- a CDS encoding ribonucleoside-diphosphate reductase subunit alpha, with protein MFDVVQVRSGARVVTDSSRDSRLTAFGKATLTDRYLLPGESYQDMFARVASAYADDDAHAQRLYDYISNLWFMPATPVLSNGGTQRGLPISCFLNEATDSLEGIVGLWNENVWLAARGGGIGSYWGNLRSIGEKVGMNGKTSGVVPFIRVMDSLTLAISQGSLRRGSAAVYLPVSHPEIEEFIEIRRPTGGDPNRKALNLHHGLLVSDAFMRAVENDEEWALTSPKDGAVLRKISARHLWIRILTARIETGEPYLVFVDHVNRARPEHHKLAGLEVKTSNLCSEITLPTGVDRDGKQRTAVCCLSSLNLETYLEWHEHPTFIEDVMRFLDNVLQGFIDNAGSDFARATYAAMRERSVGLGVMGFHSFLQQNNTPIEAVMAKVWNKKMFKHIRSQCDLASKTLARERGACPDAADFGIEERFSHKLAIAPTASISIICGGASPGIEPSAANVYNHKTLSGSFVVRNPYLEKVLAAKGRDDEDTWTSIMTSQGSVQHLDCLDDHEKAVFKTAFEIDQRWLVEHAADRAPFICQSQSLNLFLPADVHKRDLHQIHLMAWKRGVKSLYYCRSLSIQRAETVSNDAVVAPIGDQALSAPNLDAPLPRPTGTPPVGEANNYEECLSCQ; from the coding sequence GTGTTTGATGTCGTTCAAGTTCGAAGCGGTGCGCGTGTTGTTACCGACTCCTCCCGGGACTCCCGCCTGACGGCCTTCGGCAAAGCCACCCTGACCGACCGGTACCTGCTGCCGGGCGAGAGCTACCAGGACATGTTCGCCCGGGTCGCCTCGGCCTATGCCGACGACGATGCGCACGCCCAGCGGCTCTACGACTACATCAGCAATCTCTGGTTCATGCCGGCGACGCCGGTGCTCAGCAACGGCGGCACGCAGCGCGGCCTGCCGATCTCCTGCTTCCTGAACGAAGCCACCGACTCGCTGGAAGGCATCGTCGGTCTCTGGAACGAGAACGTGTGGCTCGCCGCGCGTGGCGGCGGCATCGGCTCCTACTGGGGCAACCTGCGCTCGATCGGCGAGAAGGTCGGCATGAACGGTAAGACCTCCGGTGTCGTGCCCTTCATCCGGGTGATGGATTCGCTCACGCTCGCGATCTCCCAGGGCTCGTTGCGGCGCGGCTCGGCGGCGGTCTATCTGCCGGTCAGCCATCCCGAGATCGAGGAGTTCATCGAGATCCGCCGGCCGACCGGCGGCGACCCCAACCGCAAGGCGCTCAACCTCCATCACGGCCTCCTGGTCTCCGACGCCTTCATGCGCGCCGTCGAGAACGACGAGGAATGGGCGCTCACCAGCCCCAAGGACGGCGCCGTCCTGCGCAAGATCTCGGCCCGGCATCTCTGGATCCGCATCCTGACGGCGCGCATCGAGACCGGCGAGCCCTACCTCGTCTTCGTCGATCACGTGAACCGGGCGCGGCCCGAGCACCACAAGCTGGCGGGTCTCGAGGTCAAGACCTCCAACCTGTGCAGCGAGATCACGCTGCCGACCGGCGTCGACCGCGACGGCAAGCAGCGCACTGCCGTGTGCTGCCTCTCCTCCCTCAATCTCGAGACCTACCTCGAGTGGCACGAGCATCCGACCTTCATCGAGGACGTGATGCGCTTCCTCGACAACGTGCTGCAGGGCTTCATCGACAATGCCGGCAGCGACTTCGCGCGCGCCACCTACGCCGCCATGCGCGAACGCTCGGTGGGGCTCGGCGTCATGGGTTTCCACTCCTTCCTGCAGCAGAACAACACCCCGATCGAGGCGGTGATGGCGAAGGTGTGGAACAAGAAGATGTTCAAGCACATCCGCAGCCAGTGCGATCTCGCCTCGAAGACGCTCGCCAGGGAGCGCGGTGCCTGCCCGGACGCCGCCGATTTCGGCATCGAGGAGCGCTTCTCCCACAAGCTCGCGATCGCACCCACGGCCTCGATCTCGATCATCTGCGGCGGCGCCTCGCCCGGCATCGAGCCCTCGGCGGCCAACGTCTACAACCACAAGACCCTGTCGGGCTCCTTCGTGGTGCGCAACCCGTATCTCGAGAAAGTGCTGGCCGCGAAGGGCAGGGACGACGAGGACACCTGGACCTCGATCATGACCAGCCAGGGCTCGGTGCAGCATCTCGACTGCCTCGATGATCACGAGAAGGCGGTGTTCAAGACGGCGTTCGAGATCGACCAGCGCTGGCTGGTCGAGCATGCCGCCGACCGCGCGCCCTTCATCTGCCAGAGCCAGTCGCTCAACCTTTTCCTGCCGGCCGACGTGCACAAGCGCGACCTGCACCAGATCCACCTGATGGCCTGGAAGCGCGGCGTCAAAAGCCTCTATTACTGCCGCTCGCTCTCCATCCAGCGCGCCGAGACCGTGTCGAACGACGCCGTCGTCGCGCCCATCGGCGATCAGGCCCTTTCAGCGCCTAACCTCGACGCCCCCCTGCCTCGGCCGACCGGCACGCCGCCGGTCGGCGAGGCCAACAACTACGAGGAATGCCTGAGCTGCCAGTAA